A stretch of the Thiomicrospira pelophila DSM 1534 genome encodes the following:
- a CDS encoding aspartate-semialdehyde dehydrogenase has protein sequence MRKFDVAVVGATGAVGETILKVLEERNFPIGNLYPLASSRSAGKKIEFKGEWVEVLDLEKFDFSKAQIGLFSPGASVSAIYAPKAAEAGCVVVDNTSQFRYDDEIPLVVPEVNPDAIAGYKKRGIIANPNCSTIQMMVALKPIYDAVGIERINVATYQAVSGTGKEAIEELAKQTANILNLKPVEIEVYPKQIAFNCIPQIDVFMENGYTKEEMKMVWETKKIFGDESIKVNPTAVRVPVFFGHSEAVHIETKQKITAQQARELLQKSPGLVVIDEHADGGYPTAVSDAADTNPVYVGRIREDITVERGLNLWVVADNVRKGAATNTVQIAEVLIEKYL, from the coding sequence ATGAGAAAGTTTGATGTCGCAGTAGTAGGGGCCACGGGTGCCGTGGGTGAAACGATTTTAAAAGTGCTAGAAGAGCGTAATTTCCCTATTGGAAACTTGTACCCGCTCGCAAGCAGTCGCTCTGCAGGCAAAAAAATTGAATTCAAAGGTGAGTGGGTTGAGGTATTGGACCTAGAAAAATTTGATTTCTCAAAAGCTCAAATAGGTTTGTTTTCACCAGGTGCAAGTGTGTCTGCTATTTATGCACCGAAAGCCGCAGAAGCTGGATGCGTGGTTGTCGACAATACCTCTCAATTCCGTTATGACGATGAGATACCCCTAGTTGTACCTGAAGTAAATCCAGACGCGATTGCTGGTTATAAAAAACGTGGAATTATTGCGAACCCAAACTGCTCAACCATCCAAATGATGGTAGCGCTAAAGCCGATTTATGATGCTGTAGGTATTGAACGTATCAATGTCGCCACTTATCAAGCGGTATCTGGAACAGGTAAGGAAGCGATCGAAGAACTGGCTAAACAGACCGCTAATATACTGAATCTTAAACCGGTTGAAATTGAAGTTTATCCAAAGCAAATTGCGTTTAACTGTATTCCTCAAATTGATGTATTTATGGAAAACGGTTATACCAAAGAAGAAATGAAAATGGTTTGGGAAACGAAAAAAATCTTTGGTGACGAGTCCATTAAAGTCAACCCTACTGCGGTACGTGTTCCGGTTTTCTTTGGGCATAGTGAAGCCGTACATATCGAAACAAAGCAGAAGATTACGGCTCAACAAGCTCGTGAATTATTGCAAAAATCACCAGGCCTGGTGGTTATAGATGAGCATGCAGATGGTGGCTATCCAACCGCTGTATCCGATGCGGCCGATACGAACCCAGTGTATGTGGGTCGTATTCGTGAGGATATCACAGTCGAACGTGGTCTGAACCTTTGGGTTGTGGCTGACAATGTACGTAAAGGTGCAGCAACCAATACCGTACAGATAGCTGAAGTATTGATTGAAAAATACCTGTAA
- the leuC gene encoding 3-isopropylmalate dehydratase large subunit produces the protein MSAKTLYDKLWDAHVVRQEEDGTALIYIDRQLLHEVTSPQAFEGLRLAQRKPWRVSANLATPDHNVPTTELEGGVSSIKDPISRIQVQALGSNTKEFGITEYGMGDVRQGIVHVVGPESGATLPGMTVVCGDSHTSTHGALGALAHGIGTSEVEHVLATQCLIQKKMKNMLIRVDGKLKPGVGPKDVVLAIIGKIGTAGGNGCAIEFGGQVIRDMSIEGRMTVCNMAIEAGARAGLVAVDENTINYVKGRPFAPKDEHWDAAVAYWMNFKSDPDAVFDKVIELDGSSIEPQVSWGTSPEMVVGVNGIVPDPAKESDPVKAGGIKRALDYMGLKPSMAIKDIAIDYVFIGSCTNSRIEDLRAAASVVKGHKVASNVEQALVVPGSGRVKHQAEAEGLDKIFIEAGFEWRNPGCSMCLAMNADRLPPQKHCASTSNRNFEGRQGAGGRTHLVSPQMAAAAAVAGHFVDVREMMGGSL, from the coding sequence ATGTCAGCAAAAACGCTCTACGATAAGTTGTGGGATGCCCATGTGGTTCGTCAGGAAGAAGACGGCACCGCCCTGATATACATTGATCGGCAGTTATTGCATGAAGTAACCTCGCCTCAAGCTTTTGAAGGCCTTCGTTTGGCTCAACGCAAGCCTTGGCGAGTTTCAGCGAACTTGGCCACGCCAGACCACAATGTTCCAACTACCGAGTTGGAGGGTGGTGTATCCAGCATTAAAGACCCTATTTCTCGCATCCAAGTTCAGGCCTTAGGAAGTAATACCAAAGAGTTTGGCATTACGGAATATGGTATGGGTGATGTCCGTCAAGGTATTGTGCACGTTGTCGGTCCGGAGTCTGGTGCGACTTTGCCTGGTATGACGGTTGTATGCGGTGATTCTCATACCTCAACTCATGGTGCATTAGGTGCTTTGGCTCATGGTATTGGTACGTCTGAAGTCGAGCATGTACTGGCAACGCAGTGTTTGATTCAAAAGAAAATGAAAAATATGCTGATTAGGGTTGATGGTAAATTAAAACCCGGTGTCGGTCCAAAAGATGTAGTGTTGGCTATTATTGGTAAGATTGGTACAGCTGGCGGTAATGGTTGTGCGATAGAGTTTGGTGGCCAGGTTATTCGGGATATGTCGATAGAAGGACGTATGACCGTCTGTAATATGGCTATTGAAGCTGGTGCGAGAGCAGGCTTGGTGGCTGTAGATGAAAATACAATTAACTATGTTAAGGGTCGTCCTTTCGCTCCTAAAGATGAACATTGGGATGCAGCTGTCGCCTATTGGATGAATTTTAAGTCAGATCCTGATGCTGTATTTGATAAGGTGATTGAGCTGGACGGTTCAAGTATTGAGCCGCAGGTAAGCTGGGGAACCTCACCCGAAATGGTGGTTGGTGTGAATGGTATTGTACCCGATCCGGCTAAAGAGTCTGATCCTGTCAAGGCTGGCGGCATTAAACGAGCACTTGACTACATGGGTTTAAAGCCCAGCATGGCGATTAAAGATATTGCAATTGATTATGTGTTTATCGGCTCCTGTACTAATTCACGTATAGAAGACTTACGTGCGGCCGCAAGTGTTGTAAAGGGTCATAAAGTCGCATCAAATGTTGAGCAAGCTTTGGTCGTACCAGGCTCTGGTAGGGTTAAGCATCAGGCTGAAGCAGAAGGTTTGGATAAGATTTTTATTGAAGCTGGCTTTGAATGGCGCAATCCAGGGTGCTCGATGTGTTTAGCGATGAATGCAGACCGTTTGCCTCCACAAAAACATTGCGCATCTACGTCAAATCGTAATTTTGAAGGGCGCCAAGGAGCGGGTGGACGTACGCATTTGGTAAGTCCGCAAATGGCGGCGGCCGCTGCGGTAGCCGGTCATTTTGTTGATGTACGCGAAATGATGGGGGGATCTTTATGA
- the leuB gene encoding 3-isopropylmalate dehydrogenase, with product MTKKVLLLPGDGIGPEIVAEAVKVLDALKANHGLDIEMVSGLIGGAAYDASGHPLTDETMQMARDVDAILLGAVGGYKWESLDISVRPEKGLLGLRSGLSLFANLRPAFLYPQLADASTLKPEVVSGLDILIVRELTGGIYFGQPRGIRTLENGERQGYNTYVYSESEIVRIGHVAFQAAMKRNKKVCSVDKANVLEVTELWREVMTDLAKQYPEVELTHMYVDNAAMQLVRNPKQFDVVVTGNMFGDILSDEASMLTGSIGMLPSASLDANNKGMYEPSHGSAPDIAGQNLANPLATILSAAMMLRYSLGREDLALKIEQAVSKVLDQGLRTGDIYSEGMKKVSTSEMGSAVVKALG from the coding sequence ATGACAAAAAAAGTATTGTTATTACCAGGTGATGGTATTGGTCCAGAAATCGTAGCAGAAGCGGTCAAGGTTTTAGATGCACTTAAAGCAAATCATGGTTTAGATATTGAAATGGTAAGTGGTTTGATTGGGGGCGCCGCTTATGATGCGAGCGGCCACCCGCTAACAGATGAAACCATGCAAATGGCACGTGATGTTGATGCCATTTTGCTTGGAGCTGTAGGTGGCTATAAGTGGGAGTCGCTTGATATCTCAGTGCGTCCAGAAAAGGGCTTGCTAGGATTGCGTTCAGGATTAAGTTTGTTTGCTAATTTGCGCCCCGCGTTTTTGTATCCACAGTTAGCGGATGCCTCCACCTTAAAGCCTGAAGTAGTATCCGGGTTAGATATATTGATTGTACGAGAATTAACAGGCGGTATCTACTTTGGTCAGCCACGTGGCATCCGCACGTTAGAAAATGGTGAACGTCAAGGCTATAACACCTATGTTTATTCTGAATCAGAGATCGTGCGCATCGGTCATGTGGCATTTCAAGCGGCGATGAAACGCAATAAAAAAGTATGTTCAGTAGATAAGGCTAACGTACTTGAGGTCACAGAGTTGTGGCGTGAGGTAATGACGGATTTAGCTAAGCAATACCCAGAGGTGGAGTTGACACATATGTATGTAGATAACGCCGCCATGCAGCTTGTACGGAATCCAAAACAGTTCGACGTGGTTGTAACGGGTAATATGTTTGGTGATATTTTATCGGATGAAGCCTCAATGTTGACCGGTTCAATTGGTATGTTACCTTCTGCGTCATTAGACGCAAATAATAAAGGTATGTACGAGCCAAGTCATGGCTCTGCACCGGATATTGCAGGTCAAAACCTAGCCAACCCTTTGGCTACCATCTTGTCTGCAGCCATGATGTTACGCTACAGTTTGGGGCGTGAGGATTTGGCTCTTAAAATAGAGCAGGCTGTTAGTAAAGTACTCGATCAGGGATTAAGAACAGGAGATATCTATTCAGAAGGCATGAAAAAAGTATCGACTTCTGAAATGGGGTCTGCTGTCGTTAAGGCTTTAGGATAA
- the truA gene encoding tRNA pseudouridine(38-40) synthase TruA, with amino-acid sequence MKWALGVEYLGQNYCGWQRQRHCDSVQFFVEQALSRIAAEPIEVFCAGRTDTGVNAIGQVVHFETSVDRPVRAWLEGANTHLPDDIRISWVKSVDKDFHARFSAFARQYRYVIFNRPVRSAVLSGRVTWERKPLSEDLMHVAAQPLLGEQDYSSFRASECQASHARREIQFVEVTRRGDFVFIDIKANAFLHHMVRNIAGTLMQIGRAEAPVEWVADLLALQDRTKATATAPATGLYFINAFYPPEFSIPQASLNEVLWQ; translated from the coding sequence ATGAAATGGGCGTTGGGAGTCGAATACTTAGGTCAAAACTATTGTGGTTGGCAGCGTCAACGCCATTGTGATTCCGTTCAGTTTTTTGTCGAACAGGCTTTAAGTCGTATTGCCGCTGAGCCGATTGAGGTTTTTTGTGCTGGTCGTACCGACACAGGTGTGAATGCGATAGGACAAGTCGTTCACTTCGAAACATCGGTTGATCGTCCTGTTAGAGCTTGGTTAGAAGGTGCTAATACCCATTTACCAGATGATATTCGCATTAGTTGGGTGAAATCGGTTGATAAAGATTTTCATGCTCGCTTTAGTGCATTTGCTCGCCAGTATCGATATGTGATCTTTAATCGGCCGGTTCGCAGTGCGGTATTAAGCGGTCGAGTCACTTGGGAGCGTAAGCCTTTAAGTGAAGATCTTATGCACGTAGCGGCTCAACCACTACTGGGTGAGCAGGATTATTCATCCTTTAGAGCGTCAGAATGCCAGGCCAGTCACGCCCGACGAGAGATACAGTTTGTTGAGGTGACACGTCGAGGTGATTTTGTGTTTATCGATATAAAAGCGAATGCTTTTTTACATCATATGGTTCGAAATATTGCTGGAACCTTAATGCAAATCGGACGAGCTGAAGCACCAGTTGAATGGGTTGCTGATTTATTGGCATTGCAAGACAGAACCAAAGCAACGGCAACGGCACCAGCTACGGGTTTGTACTTTATTAATGCATTCTATCCACCCGAGTTTTCGATCCCGCAGGCTTCGCTGAATGAGGTTTTATGGCAGTAG
- the trpB gene encoding tryptophan synthase subunit beta, which translates to MTIDYAQFPDEKGHFGPYGGVFAPETLMAPLEELKLQYQKIKNDPDFLEQLKVDYQDYVGRPSPLYYAKRWSDSLGGAKIYLKREDLNHTGAHKINNTIGQALLAKQLGKTRIIAETGAGQHGVASATVAARLGLECVVYMGADDVVRQAPNVARMKMLGAKVVPVESGTRTLKDALNEAMRDWVTNVDNTFYIIGTVAGPHPYPMMVRDFQSIIGREAREQILQKEGKLPDALIACVGGGSNAMGLFHAFLADESVMIYGVEAGGHGLETGQHAAPLCKGKPGVLHGNRTYLMQDENGQISGTHSISAGLDYPGVGPELAWLKDIGRAEFVAVTDDEALQGWRDLTRMEGIIPALETSHALAYATKLAPTMRRDQTIIINLSGRGDKDMNTIAKIEGFDF; encoded by the coding sequence ATGACAATTGATTACGCTCAATTTCCTGACGAGAAGGGCCACTTTGGTCCATACGGTGGTGTGTTTGCACCTGAAACTCTGATGGCGCCTTTAGAAGAGCTAAAACTGCAATACCAGAAAATTAAAAATGATCCTGATTTTTTAGAGCAGTTAAAAGTTGATTATCAGGATTATGTAGGACGCCCTAGCCCGCTTTATTATGCGAAACGCTGGAGTGATAGTCTCGGTGGTGCCAAGATTTATTTAAAACGTGAAGATTTGAACCACACGGGTGCTCATAAAATAAACAATACGATTGGTCAGGCCTTGTTGGCAAAACAGCTAGGTAAAACACGAATTATTGCTGAAACTGGCGCCGGTCAGCATGGTGTGGCGAGTGCAACGGTTGCAGCCCGTCTAGGTTTGGAATGCGTGGTTTATATGGGCGCGGATGACGTGGTGCGTCAGGCACCAAATGTTGCTCGTATGAAAATGCTGGGCGCTAAGGTTGTGCCGGTTGAATCGGGTACTCGTACACTTAAAGATGCCTTGAACGAGGCTATGCGTGATTGGGTCACCAATGTTGATAATACTTTCTATATTATTGGAACCGTCGCCGGCCCGCATCCTTATCCAATGATGGTGCGTGACTTTCAGTCTATTATCGGTCGTGAGGCACGCGAGCAAATTCTGCAAAAAGAAGGTAAGTTGCCTGATGCGCTGATCGCTTGTGTTGGTGGTGGGTCGAATGCGATGGGTTTGTTCCATGCGTTTTTAGCCGATGAGTCAGTAATGATTTACGGTGTTGAAGCGGGTGGGCATGGTTTAGAGACAGGTCAACATGCGGCTCCTTTGTGTAAAGGGAAACCAGGGGTATTACATGGTAATCGCACCTATTTAATGCAGGATGAAAATGGCCAGATTTCGGGCACGCATTCAATTTCAGCGGGATTAGATTACCCAGGTGTTGGGCCGGAACTGGCGTGGTTAAAAGACATTGGGCGTGCCGAGTTTGTCGCTGTTACCGATGATGAAGCTTTACAAGGCTGGCGAGATTTAACCCGTATGGAAGGCATTATTCCAGCGTTAGAAACCAGTCATGCATTAGCTTATGCTACCAAGCTAGCCCCTACGATGCGTAGAGATCAGACTATTATCATTAATCTATCAGGACGCGGCGATAAAGACATGAATACCATAGCGAAGATTGAAGGGTTTGATTTCTGA
- a CDS encoding class I SAM-dependent methyltransferase has protein sequence MWNQKFNRQDYLYGTEPNDFLRSAAEQLSPNSKVLCIAEGEGRNAIFLAKLGHQVTAMDASEVGLNKAKQLAKKNGVSLKTLVADLADFEMGVSRWDAVIAIFCHLPPSLRKLVNQKIVTALKPNGLFIAEAYSKKQIEHDTGGPKDLNLLMDLNQVKSELTGLDWLLASEIKREIIEGAGHTGLGEAIQLIGIKPNTKPLR, from the coding sequence ATGTGGAATCAAAAGTTTAATCGGCAAGATTATTTATACGGTACGGAACCAAATGATTTTTTACGCTCTGCAGCTGAGCAGCTTTCACCCAATAGTAAAGTGCTTTGCATCGCTGAAGGTGAAGGACGAAACGCCATCTTTTTAGCAAAACTTGGCCACCAAGTGACTGCAATGGATGCCTCCGAGGTGGGGTTAAACAAAGCTAAGCAACTCGCGAAAAAAAATGGGGTTAGCCTTAAAACACTTGTCGCTGACCTGGCAGATTTTGAAATGGGGGTATCAAGATGGGATGCAGTTATTGCGATTTTTTGCCATCTCCCACCCTCGTTAAGAAAGCTGGTAAACCAAAAAATAGTAACCGCACTCAAACCTAACGGTTTATTTATCGCCGAAGCCTATAGTAAAAAACAAATAGAACACGATACGGGTGGGCCAAAAGATTTAAATTTACTAATGGATTTAAACCAGGTTAAAAGTGAACTTACCGGACTAGATTGGCTTCTAGCCTCTGAGATCAAACGAGAAATCATAGAGGGCGCGGGCCACACAGGGCTAGGTGAAGCAATTCAGTTAATTGGCATCAAACCGAACACAAAACCATTAAGGTAG
- a CDS encoding phosphoribosylanthranilate isomerase, producing MAVAKRVRVKICGITRPEDAVAAAKAGADAIGLVFYEPSPRAVTIEQAKLIIKNLPAFVTTTALFVDADPVLIKQVIDEVKIDLLQFHGEETAEFCRQFSRPYIKAVAMQADTDVMQLAEIYKDARALLLDTYKPGVPGGTGEVFNWQWIPKSSMKPIVLAGGLTLENIQRALAIPNVWAMDVSGGVELEKGIKSPQKITDFIQATL from the coding sequence ATGGCAGTAGCAAAACGCGTCAGGGTTAAAATATGCGGTATTACACGCCCAGAAGATGCAGTAGCCGCAGCAAAAGCAGGGGCGGATGCGATAGGCTTGGTTTTTTACGAACCTAGTCCACGCGCTGTGACAATTGAACAAGCCAAATTAATTATCAAAAATTTGCCCGCTTTTGTAACCACAACCGCTTTATTTGTAGATGCTGATCCAGTACTGATTAAGCAAGTAATAGATGAAGTGAAGATTGATTTGCTGCAATTTCATGGCGAGGAGACGGCCGAATTTTGTCGTCAATTTTCACGTCCTTATATTAAGGCGGTAGCCATGCAGGCTGATACTGATGTAATGCAACTTGCTGAGATATATAAGGATGCTCGAGCTTTATTGCTAGATACTTACAAGCCTGGTGTCCCTGGCGGGACAGGTGAAGTGTTTAATTGGCAATGGATTCCGAAATCTTCGATGAAACCAATCGTTTTAGCGGGCGGTTTAACGCTCGAAAATATTCAACGTGCTTTAGCTATTCCGAATGTGTGGGCCATGGATGTAAGTGGTGGCGTTGAGTTAGAAAAAGGCATAAAATCCCCCCAAAAAATAACCGACTTTATTCAGGCTACCCTGTAA
- a CDS encoding M23 family metallopeptidase has translation MSSRQHFTITITDVHGARHYSFSQFIKKFVWVLLIVFFLVVTGGAGSIWWLNKEVEEIQTLKRQAEMSFLRALDERQNEYSNLVEEKAQLINELEEKIKQVGFLDQTLQGLEELIGVQPEMDSPIIERVKITQLTTLEKQIMLDHIPNGRPVGVFRGVTSGYGWRTHPVRGTREFHYGIDYRGERGAPVLATADAVVEYSGYHRSSGYGNLIILSHAYGFKTFYGHLNSLNVKTGQFINKGDLIGAIGSTGVSTGPHLHYEVNFVQRKLNPAPFVQWGLEDYDSIFDKVEGIPWGSLSQAIRNQVEKVEKQLLLRDVQ, from the coding sequence ATGTCATCTAGACAACATTTTACAATTACGATAACGGATGTACATGGTGCACGTCATTACTCGTTCAGTCAGTTTATTAAAAAGTTTGTCTGGGTTTTATTGATTGTTTTTTTCTTAGTAGTTACAGGTGGTGCAGGCTCTATCTGGTGGTTGAATAAAGAGGTTGAAGAAATTCAAACCTTAAAACGCCAAGCGGAAATGTCATTTCTTAGAGCGTTAGATGAACGTCAAAATGAATATTCAAATCTAGTTGAAGAAAAAGCACAGTTAATTAATGAACTAGAAGAAAAAATTAAGCAGGTTGGCTTCTTAGACCAAACTTTGCAAGGCTTGGAGGAGTTGATTGGTGTTCAGCCAGAAATGGACTCACCAATAATTGAGCGAGTAAAAATAACGCAGTTAACTACTTTAGAAAAGCAGATTATGTTGGACCATATTCCAAATGGACGTCCGGTTGGTGTTTTTAGAGGGGTTACAAGCGGTTATGGTTGGCGAACTCATCCGGTTAGAGGGACACGTGAGTTTCATTATGGTATAGATTATCGTGGTGAACGTGGCGCACCGGTGTTAGCGACGGCAGATGCAGTTGTTGAGTATTCAGGCTATCATCGAAGTAGTGGCTATGGAAATCTCATCATTTTGAGTCACGCTTATGGGTTTAAAACCTTTTATGGCCACTTGAATAGTTTAAATGTGAAAACAGGTCAGTTTATTAATAAGGGTGATTTGATTGGCGCTATTGGTTCGACGGGGGTGTCAACGGGCCCACATTTGCACTATGAAGTAAATTTTGTTCAACGAAAATTAAATCCGGCTCCGTTTGTGCAGTGGGGCTTGGAAGATTACGATAGTATTTTTGATAAAGTAGAGGGTATACCATGGGGATCTTTAAGTCAGGCGATCAGAAACCAAGTCGAGAAGGTGGAAAAACAATTATTGCTGAGGGATGTTCAGTAA
- the leuD gene encoding 3-isopropylmalate dehydratase small subunit — MSMNQFTKLTAIVAPLDRSNVDTDAIIPKQFLKSIKRTGFGPNLFDEWRYLDVGQPGEDCSQRPINPDFVLNQPRYKGAKVLLARENFGCGSSREHAPWALKDYGFDVVIAPSFADIFFNNCFKNGILPIPLSEKQVDALFKAVESQEGYELTVDLETQQIHTPAGEVIVFEVDAFRRHCLLNGLDDIGLTLVHADDIKAYEQKMRKATPWLFA, encoded by the coding sequence ATGAGTATGAATCAGTTTACTAAGCTAACTGCCATTGTTGCGCCGCTTGATCGTTCAAATGTTGATACGGATGCCATTATTCCGAAACAGTTTTTGAAGTCAATTAAGCGTACAGGTTTTGGCCCTAATTTGTTTGATGAGTGGCGCTATCTAGACGTAGGGCAGCCAGGAGAGGATTGTTCTCAGCGTCCGATAAATCCAGATTTTGTGTTGAACCAGCCACGCTATAAGGGTGCTAAAGTTTTGTTGGCACGTGAAAACTTTGGATGCGGTTCTAGTCGTGAACATGCGCCTTGGGCCTTAAAAGATTACGGGTTTGATGTGGTGATTGCGCCAAGCTTTGCCGATATTTTCTTCAACAATTGCTTTAAAAATGGCATTTTGCCCATTCCATTATCTGAAAAACAAGTGGATGCTTTATTTAAAGCGGTTGAGTCTCAAGAAGGTTACGAATTAACTGTTGATTTAGAAACACAGCAAATTCATACGCCGGCTGGGGAAGTTATAGTCTTTGAAGTAGATGCATTTAGACGTCATTGTCTGTTAAATGGACTGGATGACATAGGTTTAACTTTAGTGCATGCGGATGATATAAAAGCATACGAACAAAAAATGCGTAAAGCTACGCCATGGTTGTTCGCATAA
- the queE gene encoding 7-carboxy-7-deazaguanine synthase yields MSYQIKEVFYSLQGEGVHTGRPAIFCRFSQCNLWTGREQDRNNAICSFCDTDFVGTDGQNGGRFEDAQALTRHLLSFWPTSSPQHPFVVLTGGEPLLQVDQALINEMHQHQVEIAIETNGTKLPPDGIDWICVSPKAGAPWILTEGDELKLVYPQVDLLPNKIPLTGFKHFYLQPMDGDQQSKNLQSAIKFCLQHPEWKLSLQTHKIMNID; encoded by the coding sequence ATGAGTTATCAGATCAAAGAAGTATTTTACTCCCTTCAAGGTGAAGGCGTGCACACTGGTCGACCGGCTATTTTCTGCCGATTTAGCCAGTGCAACCTATGGACTGGCCGCGAACAAGATCGCAATAATGCAATTTGTTCATTTTGTGACACCGATTTCGTTGGTACAGACGGTCAAAACGGAGGACGTTTTGAAGATGCGCAAGCCTTAACCCGGCACCTACTAAGCTTCTGGCCAACATCTAGCCCACAACACCCTTTTGTGGTCTTAACTGGAGGAGAACCATTGTTGCAAGTGGATCAAGCGCTGATTAATGAAATGCATCAGCACCAGGTAGAAATTGCCATTGAAACAAATGGAACCAAACTACCACCTGATGGCATAGACTGGATATGCGTCAGTCCAAAAGCGGGAGCACCCTGGATACTTACCGAAGGCGATGAGCTCAAACTGGTTTATCCACAAGTTGACTTATTGCCAAACAAAATTCCACTCACAGGGTTTAAACACTTTTATTTACAACCCATGGATGGCGACCAACAATCAAAAAACCTTCAATCTGCGATTAAGTTCTGCCTTCAACATCCAGAATGGAAACTTAGTTTACAGACTCATAAAATTATGAATATTGATTAA
- a CDS encoding bactofilin family protein — MGIFKSGDQKPSREGGKTIIAEGCSVNGEIVDLQGALHVDGHIDGIVETSYDISIGQNGSLNGLIKARSIFLSGKLEGKVACERIEILETGKLVGELISGELTIETGGKFIGQSRELSESGIIVGVEDEKPAQIEKPKFDQESDSNHDEESDLEEKKA, encoded by the coding sequence ATGGGGATCTTTAAGTCAGGCGATCAGAAACCAAGTCGAGAAGGTGGAAAAACAATTATTGCTGAGGGATGTTCAGTAAACGGTGAAATCGTTGATTTGCAAGGTGCTTTGCATGTTGATGGTCATATCGATGGGATTGTTGAAACCAGTTACGATATTTCAATTGGGCAAAACGGAAGCCTAAATGGTTTAATCAAGGCACGTTCTATTTTCCTTAGTGGAAAGTTAGAAGGAAAAGTGGCTTGTGAGCGTATAGAAATTTTAGAAACCGGCAAGTTAGTAGGTGAATTAATTAGTGGTGAGCTAACTATTGAGACTGGCGGTAAGTTTATTGGTCAAAGTCGCGAACTAAGCGAAAGCGGTATTATTGTAGGTGTTGAAGATGAAAAACCTGCTCAGATTGAAAAGCCTAAATTTGATCAAGAATCTGATTCTAATCATGACGAAGAGTCTGATTTAGAAGAGAAAAAAGCATAA